One segment of Ipomoea triloba cultivar NCNSP0323 chromosome 12, ASM357664v1 DNA contains the following:
- the LOC115998561 gene encoding peroxisomal membrane protein 11A-like, with product MRNTNEQYSKYHFAPPLNPKAPNVPSTSIPKNRDFLIHLEAYLAKRDSVDKLLKISRYATKFILASSVLPSNLPLTDRLKSFESSVGVSRKAFRLGKFLQDINAFRGLSFTSPAHFFLALVAYGGEGLYYFVEQFVWLGKAGLIDKKHLSQLQRISAWCELIGYIGSVSLKVKELQRISEDEAGVVSNIETAAVGGLARLADGEKLRKLREKKLLKRLSIAQDFADALMAVADIRDGKGLLSGKLLLSSAGLLSALISTHKNWVSC from the coding sequence ATGCGAAACACAAATGAACAATATTCCAAATATCACTTCGCTCCTCCACTAAACCCCAAGGCTCCAAATGTCCCATCGACTTCGATTCCCAAGAACCGGGACTTCCTCATCCACCTCGAAGCCTACCTAGCCAAGCGAGACAGTGTCGACAAGCTGCTCAAAATCTCCCGCTATGCCACCAAGTTCATCCTCGCATCTTCCGTCCTCCCTTCCAATCTTCCCTTAACCGACCGCCTTAAATCTTTCGAGTCCAGCGTTGGGGTAAGCCGCAAAGCCTTCCGCCTTGGGAAGTTCTTGCAAGACATCAATGCCTTCCGTGGCCTATCCTTCACTTCTCCCGCGCATTTTTTCCTCGCCCTCGTCGCCTATGGTGGCGAGGGGCTATACTATTTCGTCGAACAGTTTGTTTGGCTGGGCAAAGCGGGCCTCATCGACAAGAAACATTTGAGTCAATTGCAGAGAATTAGTGCCTGGTGTGAGCTGATCGGGTACATAGGCAGTGTGAGCTTGAAGGTGAAGGAGCTACAGAGGATTTCTGAGGACGAGGCAGGTGTGGTTTCAAATATCGAGACAGCGGCAGTTGGTGGTCTTGCGCGTCTAGCAGATGGGGAGAAGCTAAGGAAATTGAGAGAGAAGAAGCTATTGAAGAGGCTTTCAATTGCGCAAGATTTCGCCGATGCTTTAATGGCTGTTGCTGATATTCGAGATGGCAAGGGATTGCTTTCTGGGAAGCTTCTATTGTCCTCCGCCGGGCTTCTCTCGGCTCTCATCAGTACTCACAAGAATTGGGTGTCCTGCTGA